GATTTTCTCGACGACGCGCGGCGGGGCGGGGCTCTACGTCTCCGATCTCTGGGTGGCCGAACAGGCACGAGGCGCCGGGCTGGGTCCGCGGCTTCTGGCGGCGGCCCCTGACCTCGCACCAGAGGATTGGACGGTCACCTTCCTGAGACTTGCCGTCTACCACGACAATCCGGACGCGCGCCGGTTCTATGAGCGCCTCGGCTTTGAGGCCCGGCAGGAAGAGACCGTACTCGACCTGAAGGGGGAACCGCTCGACAACTTGAGGAAACGCCCATGAAAGCGGTATTCGACGAGCGCCAGTGGACGCATGATCCAAAACACTTCATGGCCAACGGCACGCGCCTTGCCAACCCGGAACAGCCCCGGCGCATCGAGGTGCTGAAATCCGGGGCCGAGGCCGCTGGCTGCAGCTTTGAAGCGCCCGAAGATGCGGGCCTTGGGCCGATCGCGGCGCTG
This genomic interval from Labrenzia sp. VG12 contains the following:
- a CDS encoding GNAT family N-acetyltransferase, whose translation is MSDIRIRRAERGDADRLHFALSQLSRDMGDVHATSLDMLKQHGFGAAPTFFALLATRQEITVGALLASPIFSTTRGGAGLYVSDLWVAEQARGAGLGPRLLAAAPDLAPEDWTVTFLRLAVYHDNPDARRFYERLGFEARQEETVLDLKGEPLDNLRKRP